The following coding sequences are from one Granulicella sp. L56 window:
- the plsX gene encoding phosphate acyltransferase PlsX — MPIDIVVDAMGSDKAPESEIRGAILAARQYDVRVHLAGPEHIIRPILRQHLRGQHLPVFIVPASEWITMDDKAAQAVRTKRDSSMRVGLKMVREGRAAGFFTAGNTGAAMATAKMVLGMLSGVHRPALVTVLPTSVGTPSLLLDVGANVDCDPDNLVQFAVMGHMYARNVLKVPNPRIGLLSIGEEDSKGNSLTRDTLPLLRALAGINFIGNVEGRDLYNGHSDVTVCDGFVGNVALKTSEGIVKLVTASLRESLKSTVTSQVGALLSRKAFAEFKKRLDYSEYGGAPLLGVRGVCIVGHGSSNEKAVMNGIRVTAEFAQAEVNTSIEAALVASPASEQ; from the coding sequence ATGCCGATCGATATCGTTGTAGATGCAATGGGTTCTGACAAGGCCCCCGAATCCGAGATTCGCGGGGCCATCCTCGCTGCACGTCAGTACGACGTCCGAGTGCACCTTGCTGGCCCCGAACACATCATTCGCCCCATTCTGCGCCAGCACCTCCGCGGCCAGCACCTTCCGGTCTTCATCGTGCCCGCCTCCGAGTGGATCACCATGGACGACAAGGCTGCGCAGGCTGTCCGCACCAAACGCGACTCGTCCATGCGAGTTGGGCTCAAGATGGTGCGTGAAGGCCGCGCGGCAGGTTTCTTTACGGCAGGCAATACCGGGGCTGCGATGGCGACTGCCAAGATGGTTCTGGGTATGCTGTCGGGCGTTCACCGTCCGGCGCTGGTCACCGTTCTGCCTACCTCGGTGGGCACTCCCTCGCTGCTGCTCGACGTGGGCGCCAACGTCGACTGCGACCCCGACAATCTTGTCCAGTTTGCCGTCATGGGCCATATGTATGCCCGGAACGTCCTGAAGGTCCCCAATCCTCGCATCGGTCTGCTCTCGATCGGCGAAGAGGACTCGAAGGGCAACTCGCTCACCCGCGATACGCTTCCGCTGCTTCGCGCGCTGGCTGGCATCAACTTCATCGGCAACGTCGAGGGCCGCGACCTCTACAACGGCCACAGCGACGTGACGGTGTGCGACGGCTTTGTCGGCAACGTCGCGCTGAAGACCAGCGAAGGCATCGTCAAACTTGTCACCGCCTCATTGCGCGAATCGCTGAAATCCACCGTGACTTCGCAGGTCGGCGCGCTGCTCTCGCGCAAGGCGTTCGCGGAGTTCAAGAAGCGGCTTGATTACTCGGAGTATGGTGGAGCGCCTCTGCTGGGCGTTCGCGGGGTCTGCATTGTGGGCCATGGCTCGTCGAACGAGAAGGCAGTGATGAATGGGATTCGCGTGACCGCGGAGTTTGCCCAGGCCGAGGTGAATACCAGCATTGAAGCGGCCCTCGTTGCATCGCCTGCGAGCGAGCAGTAA
- a CDS encoding DUF177 domain-containing protein, producing MLITPLQLVDEPLAIDEIIQPGTIDYTLDLRQTSPLPIQGSADLLVERRDEGSHVNDIRLRAAYHGDFEILCARCVEPVALPLSGEFDLLFRPEEADAVAGEHSITPDETEIGYYQESGLSLEDVVREQVLLSLPGRTLCKEDCKGLCPRCGQNLNLANCSCDAAPANPQWNALADLASKLELKH from the coding sequence GTGCTCATAACTCCGCTCCAACTCGTCGATGAACCTCTTGCGATAGACGAAATCATCCAACCCGGCACTATCGACTACACCCTGGACCTTCGCCAAACCAGCCCGCTGCCCATCCAAGGCAGCGCGGATCTGCTGGTGGAGCGCCGCGACGAAGGCTCCCACGTCAATGACATCCGCCTGCGCGCCGCGTACCACGGCGACTTCGAGATTCTCTGCGCCCGCTGCGTCGAACCCGTCGCCCTGCCGCTGAGCGGGGAGTTCGACCTGCTGTTTCGCCCGGAAGAGGCGGATGCGGTCGCCGGGGAGCACTCAATTACCCCGGACGAGACCGAAATCGGTTATTATCAAGAGAGCGGTCTTTCGCTTGAAGATGTGGTGCGTGAGCAGGTGTTACTCTCCCTGCCCGGCCGTACCCTCTGCAAAGAAGATTGCAAAGGGCTTTGCCCGCGCTGTGGCCAGAACCTGAATCTTGCAAACTGTTCCTGCGATGCGGCTCCGGCCAATCCGCAGTGGAATGCTCTTGCGGATCTGGCATCCAAGCTCGAGCTTAAGCACTGA
- the rpmF gene encoding 50S ribosomal protein L32: protein MPNPKRRHSKQRTAKRRSHDFLTPTGVSECPNCHERKLPHRVCRKCGVYKGREVLAVKEAS from the coding sequence ATGCCTAATCCAAAACGGCGCCACTCCAAGCAACGGACTGCCAAGCGCCGCAGCCACGACTTCCTCACCCCCACCGGCGTCTCCGAATGCCCCAACTGCCATGAGCGCAAGCTGCCCCACCGTGTCTGCCGCAAGTGCGGCGTGTACAAGGGTCGCGAGGTTCTCGCGGTCAAGGAAGCAAGCTAG